The proteins below are encoded in one region of Roseovarius bejariae:
- a CDS encoding sulfotransferase family 2 domain-containing protein — protein sequence MIISPGRNYIFVHIPKTGGTSMALALEGRAMKDDILIGDTPKARRRRKRLKGVETAGRLWKHSTLADIDGLVSPDVIDRAFVFTLVRNPWNRMVSYYHWLQDQAFEHPAVSLAKAVDFSTFLNTPETQAAMRAAPYGHYVTDAKGRERCDAFIRLEHLETDGAPLWEHLGFCLDLPVNNRSTRDRDYRRYYSQDDSTLVKSLFHHDVDRFGYAY from the coding sequence ATGATTATTTCGCCCGGGCGCAATTATATCTTCGTGCATATCCCCAAGACCGGGGGCACATCCATGGCGCTCGCGCTTGAGGGACGGGCGATGAAGGATGATATCCTGATCGGCGATACCCCGAAGGCCAGGCGCCGCCGCAAGCGCCTCAAGGGGGTCGAAACCGCCGGGCGGCTTTGGAAACACTCGACGCTGGCCGACATCGATGGGCTGGTTTCACCCGATGTAATCGACCGCGCCTTCGTGTTTACCCTTGTGCGCAACCCTTGGAATCGGATGGTCAGCTATTATCACTGGCTTCAGGATCAGGCGTTTGAACACCCCGCCGTGAGCCTTGCGAAGGCGGTCGATTTTTCGACCTTCCTAAACACGCCTGAAACACAAGCCGCCATGCGTGCGGCACCCTATGGGCACTACGTGACCGACGCCAAGGGCCGCGAGCGATGCGATGCCTTCATCCGTTTGGAGCATCTCGAAACCGATGGCGCGCCTTTGTGGGAGCATCTTGGCTTCTGCCTCGATCTTCCTGTTAATAATCGGTCAACTCGGGACAGGGATTATCGGCGTTATTATTCGCAGGATGATTCGACCTTGGTAAAATCGCTCTTTCATCATGATGTTGACAGATTTGGCTATGCATACTGA
- a CDS encoding Hint domain-containing protein, which produces MSASYMGTKRTAEVTAAYDGAATGVMTGLLAGTCVATAMGWRRVDAMAEGDQVLTFDNGLQEVTKVTRIRLWDGEGQCPRRFWPLEVQAGALGNRSTLKILPSQPVMLESDAAETLYDDPFALVRARVLEGIRGIDRTPPANDAEVILLYFADEQVVFGKDGALIFCPSSRDLIERSLDGDDSQYSILPMHEAIRLVDKIEGDSWCRGPAAPYQTNDATAA; this is translated from the coding sequence ATGTCTGCATCATACATGGGGACCAAACGCACCGCAGAAGTCACTGCCGCCTACGACGGTGCGGCTACAGGGGTTATGACCGGGTTGCTGGCCGGAACCTGTGTCGCCACTGCCATGGGATGGCGCAGGGTCGATGCTATGGCCGAAGGTGACCAGGTTCTGACCTTCGACAATGGCCTTCAGGAGGTAACCAAGGTTACCCGCATCCGGTTATGGGATGGGGAAGGCCAATGCCCTCGTCGTTTCTGGCCACTTGAGGTGCAAGCGGGTGCCTTGGGCAATCGTTCCACCCTGAAAATACTGCCGAGCCAACCGGTGATGTTGGAAAGCGATGCCGCCGAGACGCTTTACGATGATCCTTTCGCGCTTGTCCGGGCTCGTGTTCTCGAAGGAATCCGAGGGATCGACCGCACACCGCCTGCCAATGACGCCGAAGTCATATTGCTGTACTTCGCCGACGAGCAAGTGGTTTTCGGCAAAGATGGTGCCTTGATCTTCTGCCCCTCGTCGCGTGACCTGATCGAACGTTCGCTGGATGGTGATGACTCTCAGTATTCCATCCTGCCCATGCACGAGGCCATTCGACTTGTTGACAAGATCGAAGGTGACAGTTGGTGCCGTGGTCCGGCCGCGCCGTATCAAACGAATGACGCAACCGCTGCCTGA
- a CDS encoding aspartate/glutamate racemase family protein, producing the protein MKTIGILGGMGPEATILLMQKVFKAVPDARDDADHIPLIVHQNPQVPSRIKALIEGTGADPAPILAHMAQDLEKAGVSALAMPCNTAHHYAPVVQAASPLPFLNMLDLTADHLARAGAKTVGMLASPATRLTGVFDAPFAERGLTPLTLPDDGALLEVIRAVKAGQYASQTGPELKRIALQLRDHGADHLLVACTELSLLTNNLPDDMPWTDSLDCLVSGIVKFARS; encoded by the coding sequence ATGAAAACCATCGGCATCCTTGGCGGAATGGGCCCCGAGGCCACGATTCTTTTGATGCAAAAGGTCTTCAAAGCGGTACCGGACGCGCGCGACGACGCCGATCACATCCCATTGATCGTACATCAGAACCCACAGGTGCCCAGCCGGATCAAGGCCTTGATCGAGGGCACCGGCGCCGACCCGGCGCCGATCTTGGCGCATATGGCCCAAGATCTTGAAAAGGCAGGGGTTTCCGCCTTGGCGATGCCCTGCAACACGGCGCACCACTATGCTCCGGTCGTACAGGCGGCCAGCCCCCTGCCGTTCCTCAACATGCTGGATCTGACAGCCGACCATCTGGCGCGGGCCGGGGCCAAGACGGTGGGTATGCTGGCCTCACCCGCGACGCGGCTGACAGGTGTCTTCGATGCACCATTCGCGGAACGCGGCCTGACTCCGTTGACCTTACCGGATGACGGCGCGCTTCTTGAGGTGATCCGGGCGGTGAAAGCTGGACAATACGCCAGTCAGACCGGTCCGGAACTGAAACGGATCGCCCTGCAATTGCGCGATCATGGCGCGGACCACCTGCTTGTGGCTTGCACGGAGTTATCCCTTCTTACCAACAACTTACCGGATGATATGCCATGGACTGACAGCTTGGATTGCCTCGTCTCCGGTATCGTGAAATTCGCCCGATCTTAA
- the hisD gene encoding histidinol dehydrogenase, whose amino-acid sequence MPVTPLKTAPGETPQAAADIIDTVQVMLARLRQGGGQVALEYARTLDNWQGEITVSTDAIEKAVAKVPQDLKDDIRWAHDNISRFAAAQRATAQDMEIELRPGLIAGQKQIPLSAAGCYVPGGRYTHIASALMSIATAREAGVGDITACSPPNGSEGIPAPMLYAMHLAGASRILCIGGVQGIAAMAFGLFGAPPSDILVGPGNAYVAEAKRQLFGPIGIDMFAGPTDSLILADESADPLTVAVDLVSQAEHGVNSPVWLATTHRPLAEAVMTEVPRLIADLPEPNRTAADIAWRDMAEIVLCDDDEEMAQYADQKAPEHLHVQARDLGFWRDRLRAYGSLFLGENTTVSFGDKAAGPNHVLPTSGAARYTGGLSVHKFLKTVTWQQVDERALPDLARVSARISREERMEGHARSADIRLDQLANTSKLSANQNG is encoded by the coding sequence ATGCCTGTAACCCCGTTGAAAACCGCCCCCGGAGAGACGCCGCAAGCAGCCGCTGACATCATTGACACTGTGCAGGTCATGCTGGCTCGATTGCGCCAAGGCGGCGGACAGGTCGCACTTGAATATGCCCGGACACTGGACAACTGGCAGGGCGAGATCACCGTCTCAACTGATGCAATCGAAAAAGCCGTGGCCAAGGTTCCGCAGGATCTCAAGGATGATATCAGATGGGCACATGACAACATCAGCCGCTTTGCGGCCGCACAACGTGCAACAGCGCAGGATATGGAAATCGAACTGCGCCCCGGGCTGATCGCCGGACAGAAGCAAATCCCGCTGTCGGCGGCAGGTTGTTATGTACCTGGTGGCCGATATACACATATCGCCTCTGCCCTGATGTCCATTGCGACGGCGCGTGAGGCCGGTGTGGGTGACATAACGGCATGCTCACCGCCAAATGGGTCCGAGGGCATCCCTGCGCCAATGCTTTATGCGATGCACCTCGCCGGGGCGAGCCGTATCCTGTGCATAGGTGGCGTACAGGGCATAGCGGCCATGGCCTTTGGCCTGTTTGGCGCGCCGCCTTCGGATATTCTGGTCGGCCCCGGCAACGCCTATGTGGCCGAAGCAAAGCGACAATTATTCGGCCCCATAGGGATCGACATGTTCGCAGGTCCGACCGATAGCCTGATCCTTGCCGACGAAAGCGCCGACCCGCTGACCGTGGCCGTCGACCTGGTGAGTCAGGCCGAACACGGTGTCAACAGCCCTGTGTGGTTGGCCACCACGCACCGCCCCTTGGCCGAGGCGGTCATGACCGAAGTGCCGCGCCTTATTGCCGACCTGCCCGAACCAAACCGGACCGCGGCGGACATTGCATGGCGTGACATGGCCGAGATCGTCCTGTGCGACGATGACGAAGAGATGGCGCAATACGCCGACCAAAAAGCCCCCGAGCACCTGCATGTGCAGGCCCGCGACCTTGGCTTCTGGCGCGATCGGCTACGTGCCTATGGCTCGCTGTTCCTGGGAGAGAACACCACCGTCAGCTTCGGTGACAAGGCCGCCGGGCCGAACCACGTGCTGCCCACATCCGGTGCCGCGCGCTATACCGGGGGTTTATCAGTGCATAAGTTCCTGAAAACAGTGACTTGGCAGCAAGTGGACGAGCGCGCCTTGCCCGACCTCGCCCGCGTCAGCGCCCGGATCAGCCGCGAGGAGCGCATGGAAGGACACGCCCGAAGTGCAGATATTCGACTTGATCAGCTAGCCAATACCAGCAAACTTAGCGCCAATCAGAACGGGTAA
- a CDS encoding low molecular weight protein-tyrosine-phosphatase, translated as MTTRILFVCLGNICRSPAAEGVFRSLAPDVETDSAGTGGWHIGEPPYGPMQSAAQTRGHDLSDLRARQFHAGDFTAFDLIIGMDDANIEAIERLRPAGSATPVKRLTDYAPATGMTHVPDPYYTRDFNGVLDLIEAAAKGLRDSL; from the coding sequence ATGACCACCCGAATCCTGTTCGTTTGCCTTGGCAATATCTGCCGCTCCCCCGCTGCCGAGGGTGTCTTCCGCAGCCTTGCCCCCGATGTCGAAACCGATAGCGCAGGCACCGGCGGCTGGCATATCGGAGAGCCACCTTACGGACCGATGCAATCCGCGGCACAGACGCGAGGGCATGACCTTTCCGATCTGCGTGCACGTCAATTTCACGCAGGTGACTTTACAGCGTTCGACCTGATCATCGGTATGGACGACGCCAATATTGAGGCGATTGAACGCTTGCGCCCCGCGGGCAGTGCCACACCTGTGAAACGCCTGACGGATTATGCCCCAGCAACTGGGATGACCCATGTGCCCGACCCTTACTATACCCGTGATTTCAACGGTGTTCTGGATTTGATAGAAGCCGCGGCCAAAGGCCTGCGCGATAGCCTGTAA
- a CDS encoding NAD-dependent deacylase, with product MEKIVILTGAGISAESGLGTFRDEGGLWAQHRIEDVATPEGFVRDPQLVHDFYNARRAQAAEAKPNPAHEALARLQREAKGEVVIVTQNVDGLHEAAGATRVLHMHGALDGALCAACDHRWGAPLTMAPDDLCPACQKATTRPDIVWFGEMPYYMDGIWQHLEEADVFAAIGTSRQVYPAAAFGQHAGRAGAHTVELNLEPSANTRDFAEARHGPASAVVPLWVEDVLSL from the coding sequence ATGGAAAAGATCGTCATTCTGACCGGCGCCGGGATTTCTGCGGAAAGTGGTCTTGGAACATTCCGGGACGAAGGCGGCCTTTGGGCGCAGCACCGGATCGAGGATGTGGCCACGCCTGAAGGGTTCGTGCGCGATCCGCAATTGGTGCATGATTTCTATAACGCTCGCCGCGCTCAAGCCGCAGAGGCAAAGCCGAACCCGGCGCATGAGGCCCTTGCCCGTTTGCAACGCGAGGCCAAGGGCGAGGTCGTGATCGTCACCCAGAACGTGGATGGCCTGCACGAGGCGGCGGGGGCGACAAGAGTTTTGCATATGCATGGCGCTTTGGACGGCGCGCTTTGTGCAGCTTGTGATCATCGGTGGGGTGCACCGTTGACCATGGCGCCCGATGATCTGTGTCCGGCATGCCAAAAGGCGACAACGCGCCCTGATATCGTCTGGTTCGGGGAGATGCCGTATTATATGGATGGCATCTGGCAACATCTTGAAGAGGCGGATGTTTTCGCGGCTATCGGAACCTCGCGGCAGGTCTATCCGGCGGCGGCTTTCGGGCAGCATGCGGGCCGGGCCGGGGCGCATACGGTTGAGTTGAACCTGGAGCCATCGGCCAATACCCGGGATTTTGCCGAAGCGCGGCACGGACCGGCGTCCGCGGTTGTGCCACTCTGGGTCGAGGATGTGTTGTCACTCTAG
- a CDS encoding copper chaperone PCu(A)C translates to MSFKSIAFATLTTLATALPAMAADIMVDDAYARSSAMSAKTGAAFMMIHNQGDTDDRLIGVSSPAAKVVQLHTHKEDANGVMKMMHVEEGFALPAEGMIKMQRGGHHVMFMGISEPFEQGIMIPLTLTFEKAGEIEVEVPVDLERQPMQGGGHGKMSE, encoded by the coding sequence ATGTCCTTCAAATCCATCGCATTCGCGACCCTCACCACCCTTGCAACCGCCCTGCCCGCCATGGCCGCCGATATCATGGTGGACGATGCCTATGCGCGCTCCTCGGCCATGTCCGCCAAGACAGGCGCGGCCTTCATGATGATCCATAACCAAGGCGACACAGACGACCGCCTGATCGGCGTTTCGTCCCCCGCCGCCAAGGTCGTACAACTGCACACCCACAAGGAAGACGCCAACGGCGTCATGAAGATGATGCACGTGGAAGAAGGCTTTGCCCTGCCCGCCGAAGGCATGATCAAGATGCAGCGTGGCGGCCATCACGTCATGTTCATGGGCATCTCTGAACCCTTCGAACAAGGCATAATGATCCCCCTGACCCTGACCTTTGAGAAAGCAGGGGAGATCGAGGTCGAAGTCCCCGTCGACCTTGAACGCCAACCGATGCAGGGTGGTGGCCACGGCAAAATGTCCGAATGA
- the rpmB gene encoding 50S ribosomal protein L28 codes for MSRRCELTGKGPMVGNNSSHANNKTKRRYLPNLQDVSLQSETLGRAIKLRISASALRSVDHRGGLDGYLAKAKDTELSANALKVKKEIAKAQAANA; via the coding sequence ATGTCGCGCCGCTGCGAACTGACCGGAAAAGGCCCGATGGTTGGCAATAACTCCAGCCACGCCAACAACAAAACCAAGCGCCGCTACCTGCCCAACCTGCAGGACGTGTCGTTGCAGTCCGAAACCCTGGGCCGCGCGATCAAGCTGCGAATCTCTGCGTCTGCCCTGCGCAGCGTCGATCACCGCGGTGGTCTGGACGGCTATCTTGCCAAGGCAAAAGACACCGAGCTGTCGGCCAACGCTTTGAAAGTGAAGAAAGAAATCGCCAAGGCTCAGGCCGCGAACGCCTGA
- a CDS encoding (R)-mandelonitrile lyase, with the protein MKIMRAGERPSKLANPEWFTGRVWQEPVVEAEAPARLHALRVTFDPEARTAWHTHPLGQTLHVLSGVGLVGLRGEPPKVIRPGDTVWIPPGVEHWHGAAPDSQMCHLAMQEADDTGRVAEWLDQVSDAEYRRTTR; encoded by the coding sequence ATGAAGATCATGCGAGCGGGGGAACGCCCCAGCAAGCTGGCCAATCCGGAGTGGTTTACCGGGCGGGTCTGGCAGGAGCCGGTGGTGGAGGCCGAGGCGCCGGCGCGGCTGCACGCCTTGCGGGTGACCTTCGATCCCGAAGCGCGGACGGCCTGGCACACCCATCCCTTGGGGCAAACCCTGCATGTGCTGTCGGGGGTCGGACTGGTGGGGCTGCGCGGCGAGCCGCCAAAGGTGATCCGGCCGGGTGATACAGTGTGGATCCCGCCCGGGGTGGAGCATTGGCATGGTGCCGCGCCCGACAGCCAGATGTGCCATCTAGCGATGCAGGAAGCCGACGACACGGGCCGGGTGGCCGAGTGGCTGGACCAGGTGAGCGATGCGGAGTATCGGCGGACGACGCGATAG
- a CDS encoding glutathione S-transferase family protein — MGLLIDGEWHDCWYDTDSTGGKFQRDTSKFRNWITTDGAAGPSGEGGFPAESDRYHLYVSLACPWAHRTLIFRALKGLEPHIGVSVVHPDMLSDGWEFRPDYPGATGDQLYDLPFARDLYTKAKPDASGRVTVPILWDKTRETIVSNESAEIIRMFNSAFDDITGNTDDYWPQDLRAAIEPVNARIYDTVNNGVYKSGFATTQEAYEEAVKPLFDSLDWLEERLSTNRYLMGDRLTEADWRLFTTLIRFDAVYHGHFKCNRARIVDYPNLWGYLRELYQWPGVAETVNFDHITRHYYYSHDTINPHRIVPIGPDLDLMSNHGRDRLK; from the coding sequence ATGGGTCTCTTGATCGACGGCGAATGGCACGACTGCTGGTACGATACCGACAGCACCGGCGGGAAATTTCAGCGCGACACCTCGAAATTCCGCAACTGGATCACGACCGATGGCGCGGCGGGCCCCAGCGGCGAGGGCGGCTTTCCAGCGGAATCAGATCGGTATCACCTTTATGTCTCGCTCGCCTGCCCCTGGGCGCACCGCACGCTGATCTTCCGCGCCCTCAAGGGCCTTGAGCCACACATCGGCGTCTCCGTCGTACACCCCGACATGCTATCGGACGGGTGGGAGTTTCGCCCAGACTACCCCGGCGCCACCGGAGACCAACTTTACGACCTGCCCTTCGCCCGCGACCTTTATACCAAGGCCAAGCCCGATGCCTCGGGCCGCGTCACCGTGCCGATCCTCTGGGACAAGACCCGCGAAACCATTGTCTCCAATGAATCCGCCGAGATCATCCGCATGTTCAATTCGGCCTTTGACGACATTACCGGCAACACCGATGACTACTGGCCGCAAGACCTGCGCGCAGCGATTGAGCCGGTGAATGCCCGCATCTACGACACCGTCAACAACGGCGTTTACAAATCCGGCTTCGCCACCACGCAAGAGGCCTATGAAGAGGCCGTCAAACCCCTCTTCGACAGCCTCGACTGGCTGGAAGAGCGGCTCTCGACCAACCGTTATCTCATGGGCGACCGCCTGACCGAGGCCGACTGGCGGCTTTTCACAACCCTTATCCGTTTCGATGCCGTCTACCACGGGCATTTCAAATGCAACCGCGCCCGGATCGTCGATTACCCCAACCTCTGGGGCTACCTGCGCGAACTTTACCAATGGCCCGGCGTGGCCGAGACGGTGAATTTCGACCACATCACACGGCACTATTACTACAGCCACGACACCATCAATCCACATCGCATCGTGCCCATCGGGCCCGACCTGGACCTGATGTCGAACCACGGGCGTGATCGCTTGAAATAA
- a CDS encoding DUF6732 family protein — protein sequence MKHAILLVALLAANGAQAHPGHLAEVAGHGHWLGAAALGAAIAIGLWAGLKGRKDEAADEAEGEEPADEELQEA from the coding sequence ATGAAACACGCAATCCTTCTGGTGGCGCTTTTGGCGGCAAACGGGGCACAGGCGCATCCCGGCCATTTGGCCGAAGTGGCGGGCCATGGTCATTGGCTGGGGGCCGCGGCCTTGGGCGCGGCGATTGCCATCGGGCTTTGGGCCGGTCTTAAGGGCCGCAAGGACGAGGCGGCGGATGAGGCCGAGGGCGAAGAGCCTGCCGACGAAGAGTTGCAGGAGGCCTGA
- a CDS encoding sirohydrochlorin chelatase: MVKTGVMICGHGSRSQSAVDEFATLAESLPAYLPADWEMEYGYLEFANPVIRDGLDKLRAAGCERILAVPGMLFAAMHSKNDIPTVLNTYATKHGIDLRYGRELGVDPKMISAAGGRIQEAVERANAEAGEVSLHDTCLVVIGRGASDPDANGNVSKIARMLQEGMGFGWCEVGYSGVTFPLVEPCLQHVAKLGYKRVIVFPYFLFSGILIDRIYGFTDQVAAEHPHIQFFKAGYLGDHSKVLETFAERVMEQTSATPPPNCGTCQYRTQVLALEGEGATEITPEQRRALAEAKGAGHAAFGDVPPPTCVLCKYRTTILGFEAEVGAVQESHHHHVEGQGASAPGSNVADCSLCDNFCTGLCRLEGQGHHHHHDHHDHGHGHDHHHHHDHNHDHHHHHHAEYPHADHPHGPESARKTRA; this comes from the coding sequence ATGGTCAAGACCGGTGTGATGATCTGCGGGCATGGTTCGCGCAGCCAGTCGGCGGTGGATGAATTCGCGACGCTGGCCGAGAGCTTGCCCGCTTACCTGCCCGCGGATTGGGAAATGGAGTATGGCTATCTGGAATTTGCCAACCCGGTCATTCGCGACGGTCTGGACAAGCTGCGCGCGGCGGGGTGTGAGCGGATCCTGGCGGTGCCGGGGATGCTTTTTGCCGCGATGCATTCCAAGAACGACATTCCCACGGTTCTGAACACCTATGCCACCAAGCACGGGATCGACCTGCGTTATGGCCGGGAGTTGGGGGTGGACCCCAAGATGATCTCCGCCGCAGGTGGGCGTATCCAGGAGGCCGTGGAGCGCGCCAATGCCGAGGCCGGTGAGGTGTCGTTGCATGATACCTGCCTTGTGGTGATCGGGCGCGGCGCGTCCGATCCGGATGCCAATGGCAATGTATCCAAGATTGCCCGGATGTTGCAGGAGGGTATGGGCTTTGGCTGGTGCGAGGTGGGCTATTCCGGCGTGACCTTCCCGCTGGTGGAACCCTGCCTGCAGCATGTGGCGAAGCTGGGCTACAAGCGGGTGATCGTGTTCCCGTATTTCCTGTTTTCCGGCATCCTGATCGACCGGATTTATGGGTTCACCGACCAGGTGGCCGCCGAGCATCCGCATATCCAGTTTTTCAAGGCGGGGTATCTGGGTGATCACTCGAAGGTTCTGGAAACCTTCGCTGAGCGGGTGATGGAACAGACCAGTGCGACGCCGCCGCCCAACTGCGGTACCTGCCAGTACCGCACGCAGGTTCTGGCCCTTGAAGGCGAGGGCGCGACGGAAATCACGCCCGAGCAGCGCCGCGCCCTGGCCGAGGCCAAGGGGGCGGGGCATGCGGCCTTTGGCGATGTGCCGCCGCCGACCTGTGTGCTGTGCAAGTACCGTACCACCATTCTGGGCTTCGAGGCCGAGGTGGGCGCGGTGCAGGAAAGCCATCACCACCATGTGGAAGGGCAAGGGGCCAGTGCGCCGGGGTCGAACGTGGCCGATTGCAGCCTCTGCGACAATTTCTGCACCGGGCTTTGCCGTTTGGAAGGGCAGGGGCATCACCATCATCATGATCACCATGATCATGGGCATGGTCACGATCATCACCACCACCATGATCACAATCACGACCACCATCATCATCACCATGCCGAGTATCCGCATGCCGACCATCCGCATGGGCCGGAGAGTGCGCGGAAAACCCGGGCCTGA
- a CDS encoding precorrin-8X methylmutase yields MRPYEKNPKAIYAESFATVRREARLDRFGPGMEALVIRLIHACGMVEVADRLAFSPGAYEAGHAALRAGAPVLCDCEMVGAGIIRRYLPQDNEVIVTLNDPKVPGIAAGIGNTRSAAAVELWAEHLEGAVVAIGNAPTALFHLLELLEEGAPKPAVILGFPVGFVGAAESKAELADNPRGCDFVALRGRRGGSAIASAAVNALAAGLPEIAK; encoded by the coding sequence GTGCGTCCCTACGAAAAGAACCCCAAAGCCATCTATGCCGAGAGCTTTGCCACCGTGCGCCGCGAGGCGCGGCTTGACCGCTTCGGGCCGGGGATGGAAGCCCTTGTCATTCGCCTGATCCATGCCTGCGGCATGGTGGAGGTGGCCGACCGCTTGGCCTTTTCGCCCGGGGCCTACGAGGCGGGCCATGCGGCCTTGCGGGCCGGTGCGCCGGTACTGTGTGATTGCGAGATGGTCGGCGCGGGAATCATCCGCCGCTACTTGCCGCAGGACAACGAGGTGATCGTCACGTTGAACGATCCGAAGGTGCCGGGCATCGCGGCGGGGATTGGCAACACGCGCTCGGCGGCGGCGGTGGAGCTTTGGGCCGAGCATCTGGAAGGCGCCGTGGTGGCCATCGGCAATGCACCGACGGCGCTGTTCCACCTGTTGGAACTGTTGGAGGAGGGCGCGCCGAAACCGGCGGTGATCCTTGGGTTCCCGGTGGGTTTCGTGGGGGCAGCGGAAAGCAAGGCGGAACTGGCCGACAACCCGCGTGGCTGTGATTTTGTCGCCCTGCGCGGGCGGCGGGGAGGATCGGCCATAGCCTCGGCGGCGGTCAATGCCTTGGCCGCTGGATTGCCGGAGATTGCAAAATGA
- the cbiE gene encoding precorrin-6y C5,15-methyltransferase (decarboxylating) subunit CbiE encodes MREPWLHIVGIGEDGMAGLMPATRAVVEAAEVIVGGDRHHKLSDNVTAERVAWPSPFNALIEMLQGFKGRRVVVLATGDPLWFSVGARIGRAIDPSEITYHPQLSAFQLAAARMGWSLPDVETLTVHGRPVEQMIAFIQPDARLLILTTGAETPAQIAGFLSERGFGRSKLTVLANMGGAEEERFDGVAEEWDHEVPAFNTMAVECIAAPDAALLPRVPGLADELFQNDGTMTKQEVRAATLAKLMPMRGALLWDIGTGCGSVAVEWMRGARYARAIGIEPRADRRAMAAANALALGVPKLELVEGRVPEALDGLAAPDAVFIGGGLSRETFEAAWDALRPLGRMVCNAVTLESEALLLELHKERGGQLVKLMVNRAEPVGGLTGWRPLMPVTQWSLVKR; translated from the coding sequence ATGAGAGAACCTTGGCTGCATATCGTTGGGATTGGCGAGGATGGGATGGCGGGGCTGATGCCCGCCACCCGTGCCGTGGTGGAGGCCGCCGAGGTGATCGTCGGCGGGGACCGGCACCACAAGCTGTCGGATAATGTCACCGCCGAGCGCGTGGCCTGGCCCAGCCCCTTCAATGCGTTGATCGAGATGTTGCAGGGGTTCAAGGGCCGCCGGGTCGTGGTGTTGGCGACGGGGGACCCCTTGTGGTTCTCGGTGGGGGCCCGGATCGGGCGGGCGATCGACCCGTCAGAGATCACCTATCACCCGCAGTTGTCGGCCTTCCAGTTGGCGGCGGCGCGCATGGGGTGGTCTTTGCCGGACGTGGAAACCCTCACGGTACACGGGCGGCCCGTGGAGCAGATGATCGCCTTTATCCAGCCCGATGCGCGGTTGTTGATCCTGACCACCGGGGCCGAAACCCCGGCGCAGATTGCCGGGTTCCTGAGTGAGCGGGGCTTCGGCCGGTCGAAACTGACGGTGCTGGCCAATATGGGCGGCGCGGAGGAAGAGCGGTTTGACGGGGTGGCCGAGGAGTGGGATCACGAGGTGCCCGCCTTCAACACCATGGCGGTGGAGTGTATCGCCGCACCCGATGCCGCGCTTTTACCGCGGGTGCCGGGGCTGGCCGACGAGCTTTTTCAGAATGACGGGACCATGACCAAGCAGGAGGTGCGTGCCGCCACGCTGGCAAAGCTGATGCCGATGCGCGGGGCTTTGTTGTGGGATATCGGCACCGGCTGTGGCTCGGTCGCGGTAGAATGGATGCGGGGTGCGCGGTATGCGCGGGCCATCGGGATTGAGCCGCGTGCCGACAGGCGGGCCATGGCGGCGGCCAATGCGCTGGCGCTTGGGGTGCCGAAGCTGGAATTGGTGGAGGGCCGGGTGCCCGAAGCCTTGGACGGGTTGGCCGCGCCCGATGCGGTGTTCATCGGTGGCGGTTTGAGCCGTGAGACATTCGAGGCGGCATGGGATGCGCTGCGCCCGCTGGGGCGGATGGTGTGCAATGCGGTGACGCTTGAGAGTGAGGCGCTGTTGCTGGAGTTGCATAAGGAGCGCGGTGGACAGCTTGTGAAACTGATGGTCAACCGGGCCGAGCCTGTCGGGGGCTTGACCGGCTGGCGGCCCTTGATGCCGGTCACCCAGTGGAGCCTTGTGAAACGATGA